CAGCGGGAAGATGAGGTCGCGCACGATCTGCCATTCCGAGGCGCCCGCGTCCTGCGCCGCCTGGATCACCGAGGGCGGGATCTTGGCCATCGAATTGAGCGCCGTGGCGATCATCGGCATGGTCAGCATCTGCACATAGGCGACGAGCACGGCAAACTCGGAATACATCAGCCAGCCGAGCGGCTCGTCGGTGATCCCCATGCCCATCAGCGCCTGGTTGACCACGCCCTCGCGGCCCAGAAGCGGCACCCAGCTGACCATGCGGATCGGGCCCGAGGTCCAGAACGGGATGGCGATGGCGGTGACCAGCAGCGTGCGCAGCCATGTGCTGCGCAGGTGGAACGCGAGGAAATAGGCGATGGCAAAGCCGAGCGGCGCGGTGATGACCCAGACGATGACGAGGAACTTGAAGGTCTTGAGATAGAGCGCGAGCGTCAGATCCGAGGTCAGCACGTCCACCCATGTCTCGAGGTAGAGCTCGGGGAAGACCTGCGCGAAATTGTAGTCGAGGAAGCTGACCACGAAGATCAGCCCCAGCGGCACGATGACCAGCAGCAGGAAGACAAGCGCCATCGGCGTGACCTGCAGCACCGAGGCGAGCTTGGGCGGGATCGCGGCGCGCGAAGGAGAGGTTTGGCTGGAAAGCATGGGCTCTTCGTTTCGTCCGGGAAGGGCGTGGGAGGAGGGGTGCCCCGGCCGGAAGCTGCGGCCGGGGCGGGGATCGCGGATCAGGCGGCGATGAAGTCCTGCCAGCGGCGCACGAGGTAGCGGTCCTCGTCCATCACCGTGTTCCAGATGCCGATATTGCCCATGCGCTCCCAGATCGAGCCGCCGTCGCGGCTGACGCCGGCCTTCTCCATGACCTTGCCATAGGGGTTGAGGATGTCCTCGCTGGCGGGCTTGCCGTCGTACCAGTAGCCCCACTCGTTCTCGCTCATGAAGGGCATCACGTTCTCGGGCACCGAGTTGTAGAAGCCCTGGCGCGAGATGAAGGCGCCGGCCCAGCCCGAGTTCATCCAGTTCATGTACTCGATGGCGCAGTCACGCTGCAGCCCCTCGAGGTGGTTCATCGCCGACATCATGATGTACCAGCCGCGGTAGCCTTCCTTCATGCCGTTGTACTTGCAGTCGATGCCGCGGGTGCGGACCTCGGTCACGGCGGGCGACCACATGGACTGCAGCAGCACCTCGCCCGAGGCCATCAGCTGCACCGACTGGTCGAAGTTGGTCCAGAAGCTGCGGAAGTGCCCCTCGCGCTTCAGCGCGGTCAGCACCTCGATGGTCTTGTCGATCTCCTCGCGGGTCATGTTGCCCTTGTCGCCGTAGGTGATCTCGCCCGTCGCCTCGAGCGCCATGGCGGCATCGGCGACGCCGATCGACACGCCGTCCTGCAGCGCCACCCGGCCCGAGAACTCGGGGTTCAGCAGCTCGGCCCAGCTTTCGATCGGACGGCCGATGAGGTCGGGGCGGATGCCCAGCGTGTCGGCGTTGAAATAGAGCGGCACGCCCACGAGGTGGTCGGTCGGGGTGGGCGAATAGTCCTGCGCGGTCTCGTCGGTCCAGTACTGCGCCTTGATCGGCGCCATGCCCTGTTTCGAGGCCTCGGTGCCGTCGGGATAGGTGCCGTTGACGAAGAGCGACAGCGTCTTGTCCCAGTACTTGTAGTCCGACACGTTGACCGGCATCAGCACGCCGCGGCCGGTGAAATACTTGAGGTTGGTGTTCGGCATGTCGGTGACGTCGATCGTCTTGGGCTGGGTCAGCAGACGGTTGACGTGGGTGGTGGGGTCGGGCGCGGTCTGCATGTCGACCTTGAAGCCCAGCTCCTCGTTCGCCTTGGCCTCGATCTCGGGGATGGTCGAATAGGACTGCCCGAGGTGGGTGATGGTGATGTCCTTGATGTTCTGCGCCCAGAGCATGGGCGCCGGGAAGGCGCTGGCCGCGGCCGCGGCGGCGCCGGACTTCAGAAGCCCGCGGCGCGAGATGCCGCGCGCATCGCGGCGCGGGGCCTTGGCGGCGGGGAGGTCGGATTTGGTCATGGGTCTCTCCTGCGGACGATGGGTGCGGCCCGCTTTTTCCGTGCGGGCTCCTTGGCCGGGATCGTCCCTCGCGGGCCTGCTCCGGTGGCCTCAGGATCGAGGCGAGCGGGCCGAAATACCTAGTGAGAAAATTTGGCGGCGGGACTGAAGAAACCTCGCCTGCCAGCGCGCGCGGTTTCTGCTTTGGTGCTCGGTGCCGGGGCGCGCGCCCCGGCGCGGGACAGGAAAGGAGCCGCCATGACCGTGACCAGCAAGCCCGAACCCCTTGATCCGATGACCGCGACCGCGATCGCGGGCGATCTCGCCGCCGGACGCCGAAGCGCCGCCGAGGTGGCCGAGCGGACGCTGCGGCGGGTGGCGCATTGGGAGCCGAAGGTCGAGGCATTTTCGCACTTCGATCCCGACCTGCTGCGTGCGCAGGCAGAAGCGCTCGACGCGCGGGCCGGGAAGGGGCCTTTGGCCGGTGTCACGGTGGCGGTGAAGGATGTGATCGCGACGAAGGACATGCCGACCGAGCACAACACCGCCCGCTACGCCGGCAGCCGCCCCGGCGTGGATGCCGCCTGTATCGACACGCTGCGCGCGGCAGGGGCGCTGATCATGGGCAAGACGGTGACCACCGAGTTCGCCTCGACCAACCGTGGCGGCAAGACCCGCAACCCGCTCGATCCGACGCGCACGCCGGGCGGGTCCTCGTCGGGCTCGGCGGCGGCGGTGGCCTGCGGCATGGCGGCGGTGGGGCTCGGCACGCAGACAGGCGGCTCTACCATCCGCCCGGCCTCGTTCAATGGCGTCTGGGGGATGAAGCCCACATGGGGCGTGATCAGCCGCGAGGGGCTGAAACAGTATTCCGTGACCTGCGACACGCTCGGGCTCTACGCGCGCAGCGCCGAGGATCTGGGGCTGCTCTGCGACGTCTTCGAGCTTGACCCCGCGCCCGAGCCGCAGACCCTTGCAGGCACCCGCATCGGCCTTTGCCGCACGCCAATGTGGGACCGCACCGAGCCGCCGATGCGCCGCGCGCTGGACGAGGCCGCCGACGCGCTGCGGCTGGCCGGGGCCGAGGTGATCGAGCTCGAACTGCCGCCGCTCTTTGCCGGGATCGCCGAGGCGCATTCGGTGATCCTTGCCCGCGAGGGCCGCGCCTCCTTCCTCAATGAGGTGTGCAACACGCCCGGCATCCACGAGGAATACCTCGGCATCGTCGGCAACGCGCGCGGCATCACCCCGGAGGACGCGCGCCACGCCTATGCGCTCGCCGACCGCTGCCGCGCCGCCTTCGACGAGATCATGGGCGGGTTCGACGCGATCATGACGCCCTCGGCCTGCGGCGAGGCACCGGTGGGGCTCGATCGCACGGGCGACGCGGCGATGAACTCGATGTGGACGCTGCTGCAGGTGCCGGTGGTCTCGGCGCCGGGGCTGACCGGGCCCAACGGCATGCCGCTCGGCATCTCCTTCGTCGCGCGGCGCTACGCCGACCGCACCGCGCTCGCGGTGGCGCGGCTGGCGGGAGAGGTGCTGGCCTGACCGCTTCCCGGCGATGGTGGCGGCAGGGGGCCAGCCCCTGCCGCCGACCTTTCAGGGCGCACAAGCCCCTGTTGCGATAATGCGACAAATATCCGACTAAATTTATCTGATTAATTGCCAGCGTCCGCGCAAGGTGGTTCACCGGCCCGGGCCAGCCCATGCCAGCGAACCTCACCCCATCGTGAAACCCCTTACGCGCAGAGAGGATCGCTCATGGCATCCGCACGTGCACGGCTGGCCTCTGGCACGGCCGTCCTTATCCTGTCCGCAGTCCCGCTGACCCCGGCGCTGGCACAGGACACCCTGATCGACGACACAGACGGCTACGAGCTCGGCACCATCGTCCTCACCGCCGAGGAGCAGATCAAGCAGGCGCTCGGCGCCTCGACCATCACCTCGGGCGACATCGCCCGGCAGCCGGTGGTCAACGACATCGCCGAGATCATCCGCAAGATGCCCGGCGTCAACCTCAGCGGCACCTCGCCCTCGGGCCAGCGCGGCAACCAGCGGCAGGTCGACATCCGCGGCATGGGCCCCGAGAACGTGCTGATCCTCGTCGACGGCAAGCCGGTGCTGTCGCGCATGTCGGTCAAGCAGGGCCGGTCGGGCGAGCGCGACACGCGCGGCGACACCAACTGGGTGCCCGCCGAGCTGGTCGAGCGCATCGAGGTGATCCGC
The window above is part of the Salipiger sp. H15 genome. Proteins encoded here:
- a CDS encoding ABC transporter permease, producing the protein MLSSQTSPSRAAIPPKLASVLQVTPMALVFLLLVIVPLGLIFVVSFLDYNFAQVFPELYLETWVDVLTSDLTLALYLKTFKFLVIVWVITAPLGFAIAYFLAFHLRSTWLRTLLVTAIAIPFWTSGPIRMVSWVPLLGREGVVNQALMGMGITDEPLGWLMYSEFAVLVAYVQMLTMPMIATALNSMAKIPPSVIQAAQDAGASEWQIVRDLIFPLVRPGLAIGTIIVTTAIMGDVVMVKFMGGSQVNTVGMSIITDLNAFMYPPAAAKSILLLVVVLSIVISLLRFADIRKELRS
- a CDS encoding extracellular solute-binding protein, whose protein sequence is MTKSDLPAAKAPRRDARGISRRGLLKSGAAAAAASAFPAPMLWAQNIKDITITHLGQSYSTIPEIEAKANEELGFKVDMQTAPDPTTHVNRLLTQPKTIDVTDMPNTNLKYFTGRGVLMPVNVSDYKYWDKTLSLFVNGTYPDGTEASKQGMAPIKAQYWTDETAQDYSPTPTDHLVGVPLYFNADTLGIRPDLIGRPIESWAELLNPEFSGRVALQDGVSIGVADAAMALEATGEITYGDKGNMTREEIDKTIEVLTALKREGHFRSFWTNFDQSVQLMASGEVLLQSMWSPAVTEVRTRGIDCKYNGMKEGYRGWYIMMSAMNHLEGLQRDCAIEYMNWMNSGWAGAFISRQGFYNSVPENVMPFMSENEWGYWYDGKPASEDILNPYGKVMEKAGVSRDGGSIWERMGNIGIWNTVMDEDRYLVRRWQDFIAA
- a CDS encoding amidase, which gives rise to MTVTSKPEPLDPMTATAIAGDLAAGRRSAAEVAERTLRRVAHWEPKVEAFSHFDPDLLRAQAEALDARAGKGPLAGVTVAVKDVIATKDMPTEHNTARYAGSRPGVDAACIDTLRAAGALIMGKTVTTEFASTNRGGKTRNPLDPTRTPGGSSSGSAAAVACGMAAVGLGTQTGGSTIRPASFNGVWGMKPTWGVISREGLKQYSVTCDTLGLYARSAEDLGLLCDVFELDPAPEPQTLAGTRIGLCRTPMWDRTEPPMRRALDEAADALRLAGAEVIELELPPLFAGIAEAHSVILAREGRASFLNEVCNTPGIHEEYLGIVGNARGITPEDARHAYALADRCRAAFDEIMGGFDAIMTPSACGEAPVGLDRTGDAAMNSMWTLLQVPVVSAPGLTGPNGMPLGISFVARRYADRTALAVARLAGEVLA